A window of the Parabacteroides merdae ATCC 43184 genome harbors these coding sequences:
- a CDS encoding alcohol dehydrogenase, whose product MLAYTYIEKGKFGLTEKPKPKITDARDAIVRVTLGSICTSDLHIKHGSVPRAIPGTTVGHEMVGVVEEVGTGVTSVKPGDRVTVNVETFCGKCFFCQHGYVNNCTDLNGGWALGCRIDGGQAEYVRVPYADQGLNRIPDTVSDEQALFVGDILATGFWATRISEITEKDTVLIIGAGPTGICTLLCSMLKNPKHIIVCEKSPERVRFIREHYPDVLITTPDNCKEFVLKNSDHGGADVVLEVAGSEDSFQMAWECARPNATVTIVALYDKPLLFPLPDMYGKNLIFKTGGVDGCDCAEILQLIEEGKIDTTPLITHRFALNEIEEAYRVFENKLDGVIKIAIY is encoded by the coding sequence AAAACCGAAACCGAAAATTACGGATGCACGGGATGCGATCGTGCGTGTGACCCTGGGTAGTATCTGCACCAGTGACCTGCATATCAAGCACGGAAGTGTACCCCGCGCAATACCCGGAACAACCGTCGGACATGAAATGGTAGGTGTCGTCGAAGAAGTGGGAACAGGTGTCACATCTGTCAAACCCGGAGACAGAGTAACCGTGAACGTCGAGACTTTCTGTGGAAAATGCTTCTTTTGCCAACACGGATATGTCAATAATTGTACCGACCTCAACGGTGGCTGGGCTTTAGGCTGCCGTATCGACGGAGGACAGGCGGAATATGTCAGAGTACCCTATGCCGATCAAGGACTGAATCGCATTCCCGACACGGTCAGTGACGAGCAGGCTCTGTTTGTCGGAGACATACTTGCCACAGGTTTTTGGGCTACTCGCATCTCGGAAATTACGGAGAAAGACACGGTCCTCATCATCGGTGCAGGGCCTACCGGAATTTGTACTTTACTCTGCTCGATGCTGAAGAACCCGAAGCATATCATTGTCTGTGAAAAGTCTCCTGAAAGGGTTCGGTTTATCCGTGAACATTACCCTGACGTATTGATCACGACTCCTGATAACTGTAAGGAGTTTGTACTCAAAAACAGTGACCACGGCGGAGCAGATGTTGTTCTGGAAGTGGCAGGGAGCGAAGACAGTTTCCAGATGGCGTGGGAATGCGCTCGTCCAAACGCGACAGTCACAATCGTGGCTCTTTACGATAAACCTCTACTTTTCCCTCTGCCTGACATGTATGGTAAGAACCTGATTTTCAAAACCGGTGGAGTAGACGGTTGTGATTGTGCTGAGATTCTCCAACTGATTGAGGAAGGCAAGATAGACACCACTCCCCTTATCACCCACCGCTTTGCATTGAACGAGATCGAGGAGGCTTATCGAGTTTTTGAAAACAAACTGGACGGTGTAATCAAGATTGCTATTTATTAA
- a CDS encoding RluA family pseudouridine synthase has product MNKLHYFADSISLLSLPEKFTYPFHYTPHPLCVAAAGEVGRYLSTKGEWQGELRKGKMFGVLIVRTGEGEVGYLAAFSGILAGKNRHTYFVPPVYDVQEPDGFFRIEEEQISGINRRIEELQADVRYKDCKQRLADETILAGQVLDDIRGRMKAAKVERDRLRSTVTRVDSEQLIRESQFQKAELKRQKQYWKDHLASLQAEVEVFETEIERLKAERKTRSAALQQWLFKQFRMLNARGEERDLCNLFKDTVQKTPPAGAGECAAPKLLQYAYRNGWQPLAMAEFWWGDSPKNEIRRHGYYYPACKGKCGPILKHMLQGLHVEENPLETDMHRDTELEIMYEDEWLSVVNKPAGMLSVPGKSDIDSVYGRVRRMYPEATGPMIVHRLDMATSGLILIAKTKEVHQNLQAQFKNRTVCKRYVAWLDGIVEKKEGHIELPLRPDPEDRPRQVVDAVHGKPAVTDYTVLHYDSGRTFISFIPKTGRTHQLRVHSAHPLGLNAPIVGDELYGRKADRLYLHAEYLGFIHPVSGVYMEIEKESGFDDLL; this is encoded by the coding sequence ATGAACAAACTTCACTATTTTGCAGATTCTATTTCTCTTCTCTCTCTGCCGGAAAAGTTTACCTATCCGTTCCATTATACCCCGCATCCCCTTTGTGTGGCGGCAGCGGGCGAGGTCGGGCGCTATTTGTCGACAAAGGGAGAATGGCAGGGAGAACTGCGGAAAGGGAAGATGTTTGGCGTTTTGATTGTCCGTACAGGAGAGGGGGAAGTCGGCTATCTGGCAGCCTTCTCTGGCATCCTGGCAGGGAAGAATCGACACACTTATTTCGTGCCTCCGGTTTATGACGTGCAAGAGCCAGATGGCTTTTTCAGAATCGAAGAAGAACAGATATCGGGAATCAACAGGCGGATCGAGGAGTTGCAGGCAGATGTGCGATATAAAGATTGCAAGCAACGGTTGGCTGACGAGACGATCCTTGCCGGACAGGTTTTGGATGATATACGGGGACGGATGAAAGCGGCTAAGGTTGAACGTGACCGGTTGCGTTCGACCGTCACACGGGTAGATTCGGAGCAGCTGATCCGTGAAAGCCAGTTCCAGAAAGCGGAACTGAAACGGCAGAAACAATATTGGAAAGATCACCTTGCCTCCCTCCAAGCGGAAGTAGAGGTGTTCGAGACGGAAATCGAACGCCTCAAAGCAGAACGCAAGACCCGTTCGGCTGCCCTTCAACAATGGCTTTTCAAACAATTCCGCATGTTGAACGCCCGCGGGGAGGAACGGGATTTGTGCAACTTGTTTAAAGATACCGTCCAAAAGACGCCACCGGCAGGTGCAGGTGAGTGTGCGGCTCCCAAGCTCCTGCAATATGCCTACCGGAACGGTTGGCAACCTCTTGCTATGGCTGAATTCTGGTGGGGAGATTCTCCGAAAAACGAGATCCGCCGTCATGGATATTATTATCCGGCCTGCAAAGGGAAATGCGGACCGATCCTGAAGCATATGCTACAAGGCCTACACGTCGAGGAAAACCCGTTGGAAACGGATATGCACCGGGATACGGAGTTGGAAATCATGTATGAAGACGAATGGTTGTCGGTAGTGAACAAACCGGCCGGCATGTTGTCAGTCCCCGGAAAATCGGATATCGATTCCGTCTACGGGCGAGTGCGACGGATGTATCCCGAAGCAACCGGACCGATGATCGTGCACCGACTTGACATGGCGACCTCCGGCCTGATCCTTATAGCCAAGACGAAAGAAGTGCACCAGAACTTGCAGGCACAGTTCAAGAACCGGACGGTGTGTAAACGATATGTTGCTTGGTTGGATGGCATTGTGGAGAAAAAAGAAGGTCATATTGAACTCCCCCTCCGCCCGGATCCGGAAGACCGGCCGCGGCAGGTGGTCGATGCGGTTCACGGAAAACCTGCCGTGACTGATTATACTGTGCTGCATTATGATTCGGGGCGTACTTTTATTTCTTTCATACCGAAAACCGGGCGCACACATCAGTTGCGTGTCCATTCGGCCCATCCGCTTGGCTTGAATGCCCCGATAGTAGGGGATGAGTTGTATGGCAGGAAGGCAGACCGCTTGTATCTGCATGCCGAATACTTGGGGTTTATTCATCCTGTCTCTGGAGTGTATATGGAAATAGAAAAGGAATCCGGCTTTGATGATCTTTTATAG
- a CDS encoding TrmH family RNA methyltransferase, which translates to MPVIEISSLSHPGVEMFCTLTEAQLRNRIEPDKGIFIVESPKVITRALDAGYEPLAILCEHKHITGDASDIIERCSNVPVYTGERELLATLTGYVLTRGVLCAMRRPEPRGMEDVCQKARRIVVIDGVVDTTNIGAIFRSAAALGIDAVLLTRNSCDPLNRRAVRVSMGTVFLVPWTWMDGSLGDLGRLGFRTAAMALTDNSISIDNPVLATEPRLAIVMGTEGDGLSQETIAAADYVVRIPMSHGVDSLNVAAAAAVAFWQLRAPNPQ; encoded by the coding sequence ATGCCTGTTATCGAAATATCTTCTTTATCTCATCCCGGAGTCGAGATGTTCTGTACACTCACCGAAGCTCAGTTGCGCAATCGTATCGAGCCAGACAAAGGTATTTTTATCGTAGAAAGCCCAAAGGTTATCACGAGGGCTCTGGATGCCGGCTACGAACCTTTAGCCATTTTGTGCGAGCACAAGCATATCACAGGAGATGCTTCCGATATCATTGAACGTTGTAGCAACGTGCCTGTCTATACAGGAGAAAGGGAGTTGCTTGCGACATTGACCGGCTATGTCCTGACACGCGGTGTCCTTTGCGCCATGCGTCGTCCTGAGCCACGCGGCATGGAAGATGTATGCCAGAAGGCCCGACGCATCGTCGTAATCGATGGGGTTGTCGACACAACCAATATCGGTGCTATTTTCCGTTCGGCGGCGGCTCTTGGAATTGATGCCGTATTACTGACACGCAACTCTTGTGACCCATTGAACCGTCGCGCAGTCAGAGTGTCAATGGGGACAGTCTTTCTTGTGCCCTGGACTTGGATGGACGGTTCTCTTGGCGACTTGGGAAGACTGGGTTTTCGTACGGCAGCCATGGCACTCACAGACAATTCTATTTCCATCGATAATCCTGTCTTGGCAACCGAACCCAGATTGGCAATCGTGATGGGGACTGAAGGGGACGGACTTTCGCAGGAAACGATTGCCGCAGCCGACTATGTTGTCCGCATCCCCATGTCGCACGGTGTCGATTCACTTAATGTGGCAGCCGCAGCGGCCGTGGCATTTTGGCAACTTCGTGCTCCGAATCCACAATAA
- a CDS encoding SDR family NAD(P)-dependent oxidoreductase, with amino-acid sequence MADNYLEKKYEEYKSRKEGRTNHPYNGRKTTVIHKTRRVFVTGGAEGIGKAIVRAFRSAGHRVAFCDRNEAAGKETALQTGTSFFHVDVSDQEALENCMQQIFKEWGDIDIIINNAGISCFSPITETGVEDFDRILSVNLRPVFITSRRLAIHRQSQEAPNPFGRIVNICSTRYLMSEPGSEGYAASKGGIYSLTHALALSLAQWHITVNSISPGWIETRDYEQLRPEDHAQHPSGRVGKPEDIARLCLFICQEENDFMNGENVTIDGGMTKKMIYIE; translated from the coding sequence ATGGCAGACAACTATCTGGAAAAGAAATACGAAGAATATAAATCCCGCAAGGAGGGACGTACGAACCATCCGTACAATGGTAGGAAAACAACCGTTATCCACAAAACCAGGAGAGTCTTTGTAACAGGAGGTGCGGAAGGTATAGGCAAAGCGATCGTAAGAGCTTTCCGTTCCGCCGGACACCGCGTGGCGTTCTGCGACCGTAACGAAGCGGCGGGAAAAGAGACAGCGTTGCAGACCGGAACCTCTTTTTTCCATGTTGACGTAAGTGACCAAGAAGCGCTAGAGAACTGCATGCAGCAGATTTTCAAGGAATGGGGCGATATCGATATCATAATCAACAATGCGGGAATCAGTTGTTTCTCCCCTATCACGGAAACCGGTGTGGAAGATTTCGACCGGATATTATCCGTGAACTTGCGTCCGGTTTTCATCACTTCCCGCAGATTGGCCATTCACCGCCAATCACAGGAGGCACCCAATCCGTTCGGACGGATCGTCAATATCTGTTCCACTCGCTATCTGATGAGCGAACCCGGCAGCGAAGGTTATGCGGCATCCAAAGGCGGTATCTATTCGCTGACACACGCCCTTGCACTATCGCTTGCCCAATGGCATATCACGGTCAACTCGATTTCGCCGGGCTGGATCGAGACGCGCGACTACGAACAGCTTCGCCCAGAAGATCACGCCCAACATCCGTCGGGGCGAGTAGGTAAACCGGAAGACATCGCCCGTTTGTGCCTGTTCATCTGCCAGGAGGAAAATGATTTTATGAACGGCGAGAACGTAACGATCGACGGAGGGATGACAAAGAAAATGATCTATATCGAGTGA